The genome window TGCGTCCGTCCATACGACCGTCTCCAGCGGCAGCCTTGCCGGAGCCATGGTACGTGCCCCCCGGGGCCCTGGTCTGCGGGTGTGTGTGCCTGAACCCTTCCTGGGCCAGGGCCTCTGTTGACCGGGGGAGGGCCGCAGCTGCGTACCCCCTGACTCCTGCTCCCGCTGGCCCTGCAGGAGGCTGGGAAGCTGGAGGAGGTGATGCAGGAGCTGCGGGCACTGCGGGCGCTGGTCAAGGAACAGGGGGAGCGCATCGGTCGCCTGGAGGAGCAGCTGGGTCGCATGGAGAACGGGGACGCATAGGACCACAGGCCCGGGGGTGCCGCGCCCCTCACTTCTTCCTCCTCCGTGCCCTCCTCACCCAGCCTCTGCTGGCAAGTCACACCACTAGCtggctgccccctgccccctgcccggGGCCTCTGGGCCAGGTTCAGGGACAGTCCACACTGACCCATCCTGTGGGCCTGGGCCAGAGCCACCGCCTGGCTCTTGTCATTGTCACTGTGGAGGATTTTTGTATCAAGGCAAGCTTATACTCTGAGGGACCAtctcccccccactccctgctctcTTCCTGGAGGACATGGGAGGGACAAGCTCTATATTTTCATTccaaataaaattctctttctaaAAGCCAGGTTTGCCCTTTGCAAAGGGTCGGGTTGGGAAAGGAAGTCTAGAACACTGGGGCGATGAGGGCAGCCCACAGGGATCACAGATGAGAGAAAGGGCTGGGGGCCACGGGCTTCCCCCCCACCAAGTTATTGCTTCCCTGAATTCTGCCAGCTAGAGGAACTGTGGCCCCAGACGTGTGGATGCTCAGGACTGCAGGGGCTATGAACTGGTGCCTGGGGCCTCCCAAAGGAGGCCCGGCCAGAGGCTTCACAGCCCTGGCCTCATCCAGTGAGAGATCTGTGAGGCTCTAGCGTGGGTTAGCGGGTTAGGGTGGTCCCGAGAGGCCCGCGGCCCCCAGCGGGGGCCTATGGCAGAGAGGGCTGGGTGGGGTACGTGGGCAGGAAGCGGAAGCGCCCAGGGAGCCCCAGCTGCAGCTGAGCACGCCAGAGCTCACTTCCACTCAACGCGGCCAGAGCTGGTGGCAGGCGCCCAGGCACCGAGGCCGGCGGACTGATGGTGAGCACAGGAGCCTGCTGGGTCCTGCGGTGGGGGCCCCAGGAGGTCAGAGAATGTCTGGGCCCTGGGCGCTAAGGAGGGATCCCCGCACTGGGGCCCAAGAGCAGAAGCAGTCAGTCAAGGGCAGAGATGGGAGACCCAGGGCAAGCATGGGGCAGAAGCTGGGCCTTCCTCTCACCTTGCCTCAGAGGCGGGCCCCCCTGGGACTCAGGGTGTGCCCCCAGCACCCCTCTCCAGGCGTGGCCCCGCTTCAGGAACCTCTGATAGACCCTCTCACCTGTTCTGCTGGTGAGCTGGGACCTGGGCACAGAACCTACCTGCATCCCTGAAGCCTGAGCGAACAGAgccaggggagaaggggaggcttGCCCGAATCtcggcccccctcccccgccacctccCACCTGCCTTGTTCCGACCGCAGGCTTCCTCTGGTAGCGGCAcccgcctcccccagccccaggccctgcaAGCCTGAGGCCCCCAGGGACCGGAGTTGAACGGAAATGCTGCAGCTGGGGCGGCccgggggtgggagaggaggaggggcttcagggaccccccacccccccggacCTGACCAAGTGGAGGGTAATCAGTTGTCTGAGTCGGCCCCTCCATTCCCATGCCTCAGGAAGAGcagattccctccctccctccctctgcatcAAGCGCCCGCGCAAGCGTCAGTCTTGACACGTCTGACCagtgtttgctgagcacctactgtgtgtgcCAGAAATGGTAGTGCTTAAGCCTGAAAGATGGCTGTGCCCTTGCCGCTTCTCTGCTGGGGCAGATGAGGCAGGCTGTGTGAGGAGTACCAGGGTGAGGAAAGCAGAGCCAGGCTGGGCCCGGCTGCAGAGGGGCGAGGCCGGGCAGTACTTCAGGCCAAGGTGAGCCGGCAGCAGTGTGGCTCTCGGGGGATGGAGCATCCTGGGTGGAGGGAACAGCCGGCACGCGGGCCCCCGGCGGCACCGGCTCATGGAACGCACCTGGGGTGGCAAAGGCGGGAGTCAGAGGCTCCGGAGCCACAGCTCAAAGGACCAGGGCCTTGTAGACCCAGTAAGAACGTGGGCCCTTCTGCTCACTGGTCCCCATTTTGCCCAAGAGGCAGCTGAGGACCCAGTCACACGGCCtgaccacccccagccccggtgACACGCCCCCGCCTGTCTCCCCACAGGACCTGCCCTGTGCCCTAGGGCTCGGGACACTGCTGGCCCTGCCGGGGGTCCTGGGCTCGGGCGGCAGTGCCGAGGACAGTGAGGGTTCCAACTCCGTCACTGTCGtcgtgctgctgctgctgctcctgctgttGGCCACCGGCCTGGCGCTGGCCTGGTGCCGCCTCAGCCGGGACTCGGGGGGCTACTACCACCCGGCCCGCCTGAGCGCCGCGCTGTGGGGCCGCACCCGCCGCCTCCTCTGGGCCAGCCCGCCAGGCCGCTGGCTCCGGGCTCGGGCCGAGCTGGAGTCGCCCGACGAGGACCCTGAGCAGCCGCAGGACACGCAGGATGTGGAAGAGGACTACCACCTGGCCGGCGGCCTGGAGGAGGCAGAGTCcctggaggaggagcagcaggcaggagaggggccCGGCCCCCAGCAGGCCCCGGAGCCAGCTGACGAAGCACGCGACAATAACATCGAAGCGGGCCTGGGCCTCAGATCCCAGGGGCCGGCGGGCTCAGGGGGCAGCGCTGAGGCCCTGCTGAGCGACCTGCACGCCTTTGCCGGCAGCGCGGCCTGGGACGACAGCGCCGAAGCGGCGGGGGGCCAGGGCCTCCATGTCACCGCTCTGTAAGAGCCAAAGGGCTGGTCCACCCCTGTCACTGTATCTCTGTGTCCCGAGCTGTCCCGGACCCAGCATcacccacaccccctccccgTGAAGAGTCTCAAACGATCGCTCCCCCAGCAGTTCTGTCCCCAAAGCTCTGCGGCTCTGTCCCCACCAGGAAGGGACACTGGGCAGCCATCTGAAATAAAACCCCTCCAGCCCCGACGCTCTGTGGTCCTGTAGTGACCCTCCCCGTCTCTGAGCAGGGGCTCCTCCTGATACAAGCCGCCCGCCCGCAATCCTGCCCCCAGAAGTCCAAGGAAGAGCCAGGTCAGTGCCAGGTCAGTGCCATGATTCACTATTTTAATTCTTCAAGGGCACAGCTCAACTGCAGGCCAGTTGGGCGGCAAGGCCACTCCCCTGACAGCCAGAGCCTGTGGCCCTTTGTGGGCTTGGTTCGGGGGGACAGCCACCCCCAGCAGAGACAcgctctcacacacactcactcctGTACCCCTAGACCCATCTCCAGGTCTCTCGAACTGGCCCAGGGTCCCTCCTGCCCTCAGAGTCCCCCATCCTCTCAGCGTCCCGGGCGCCCACGGCCCCTCTTAGACTTCTTGGTCCCTGAGGGGGGTCggatggggaggggagcagagctcGAGGGTGGCGGTGGTGGGAGAGGGGCGAGAGAGGGCTCCGTGGGCTCCAGTGGGCCAGAGCTGGGCCGGAATCCCTCAAAGGGCGAGAACTTCAGGGGGCTGCGGGGAAAACCAAGGCTGAGTCAGCCTGGACCGCCCCTGGGCTCAGAGGGCCGACACTGCCCAGCCCGCCCCACCTAGGCACAG of Mustela nigripes isolate SB6536 chromosome 1, MUSNIG.SB6536, whole genome shotgun sequence contains these proteins:
- the PTPRCAP gene encoding protein tyrosine phosphatase receptor type C-associated protein; protein product: MDLPCALGLGTLLALPGVLGSGGSAEDSEGSNSVTVVVLLLLLLLLATGLALAWCRLSRDSGGYYHPARLSAALWGRTRRLLWASPPGRWLRARAELESPDEDPEQPQDTQDVEEDYHLAGGLEEAESLEEEQQAGEGPGPQQAPEPADEARDNNIEAGLGLRSQGPAGSGGSAEALLSDLHAFAGSAAWDDSAEAAGGQGLHVTAL